The region TGCGCTCCATTGATTTGAGCTACAACAGCATGACGGAAATCAAGTCCTCCACTTTCGGAACCTTGCCCACGCTTTTGGAAATGGATCTGAGCCACAACGAACTGGTTTCCATAGTGCGCGGCTCCCTGGCCAAGTTGACCAGCATGCGGCAGCTGTATTTAAACAACAACCGCTTGGAGAAGCTCTTCCAACTGCCCATCTCACTTAATGAATTGTATTTGAGCCACAATCAGTTGACGGGAATTCCAGCGGGAACCTGGCCAGTTATGAATTCGCTGATTTACTTGGATTTGAGCCACAATCAGTTGGGAGACAGCTTGGATGGGCAGAGCTTTACGGGATTGCTGGTGGTACAGCGGTTGAAGCTCCAAAACAATGGCATTAGTCAGCCCCCGTTGGAGGCCCTAGCCGGGATGTCCACGTTGCAGTATTTGCACCTAGAAGTGGGTAtttaattaagaataagatatatttttatttaaaccctattaatttttagtataataatattactgcATTGGATCGAAGTGCCTTTGGGAAGCTGCCTGTTCTTTTTGAGGTAAACCTGCACGGAAATCAAATATCCGATATCAGGTAAGGATTAAACTTCCCATtcttgaatttattttaatattgattatatTTCCAGTAAACGAGCATTTGAGGGCTTGTTGCAGCTTCTCAAGTTGAACCTCTCATCGAATAGCCTAAAACACTTGCAAAACGATATATTCCTCGGTCTGCCCTCCCTGCGTACCTTGGATTTATCTCAGAACATGCTCTCAAAGCTGGATAACAAGACTCACGGCGTCTTGGATGATCTGCTCAGTCTGGAAACTCTTGATTTAAGCCAAAACCGGATTAGTTTCGTTACCAAGAAGACCTTCCCAGAGTATCAGTACATTCCATACAATCTCAGGAATCTTAATTTGAGCTACAACCAGATGCCGGTGCTCACCTATGACATAACCTTTGGAACCAAGAAGCTCTACCGGCTGGATGTCTCCCACAATCAAATAAACGATTTGCGGCGGGGAGTGCTCTCGAACTTTACATCTCTGCAGAAGCTGGACATGTCCCACAATGAGCTGTCTAACTTGGCATCCGAGGAGCATATCTTCGATCTGCCCCAGAACCTGAGCAGCCTGGATCTCTCCCATAATCAGATATATCACCTACCATTCGCCAACATTGTAAAGGTCAAGACTCTGAAGTATGTGGATTTGAGAAACAATAGTCTAGAGGATTTGCCTGCTTCCTTGGTGGGCAGCATGCGGAATGGCAGCCAGGTGCTGCTCTCCGGCAATCCCCTTCACTGCGGCTGCAATGCTCGTCCGCTCAAGCACTTTATGCTGCAGCAAACGTCGCCAAGTGAGGACTTGCGAGGCATCCAATGCGGCACTCCGGCTTTGATCAAGGACAAGCAGCTCCTGGTACTGCCGGATGAGTACCTGCACTGCGCCGAGGTTGAGCGTGATACGTATGCGGGCACCGACTATGAACAGCTCACTGATGTCCGGTTCCGAGAAGTGCAAACGTAAGCTataaatatgtttttgtttcccaactaaattatttttaacccaataGCACAAAATCTGGAAATTTAACCATCAGTTGGTACGTTTCTGCAACAGCAGATGTCTCAgactttaatatttatgtgCGAAGCACCAGCAACGAGGTGCTCCACCAGGCGGACTATGCCTACAACCAGCGTACGGCCCAGATCCGCATCGCAGATCTGCAGGCGGCGGGTGAGGAGAAGCTGCGTGGCGCTGAGATCTGTATTTTATCGCGTGACAGCGATGGCAACACCCGGAAGTGGTTTTCGGGACAATGTCGTCCACTGCCCTCCCTCAAGCTGCCCCGAACATTTTTCTTTGGCAACTTCCAGGTCCGGGGAGCGGCTTCCACAACTGCCAGCAGTCTACCTCACTGCATCGTGTACATAGTCCTTGTTTTTTTCCTTGCCCGTTTGTAGACATGCTTTTGCTAAAACtaattgtatatatttgaagactattttcttttattaataattttcataattttgttaaataaacatttaagcATATTATATCAGTGTCTGTGTCGGCCAAGGCTCACTGTAAGGACACGCTGAGCTCTGACCTTACAGCTGAACATGAACATGTGCGCGACGTCCTATTATCACAGTCGTGCGCACATGTATTTGTTTACTTGGACGCCGCCTCGCGTGGGCAGCGCAATTGAGAAATCGTTGGAGTCCAACAGAACCCACCAGGACAGctgatggcgatggcgatgccTGATGGCGGACTTTCATTCAGGGCGCAAACACAAAGGCTGCAAACCGAAGCTCATTTCGGGCGGCGATTCATTCTGTTCTCGGATTCGGCTTCTGTTCTTTTCGTGCAGTGCGGAGAGCGAAAGGACTCGCAAGGCTGTGTGAGAGGCCTGGCAAATGCGCACTCGCGCTCTCAGCGGAAATGGCACGCGATGGTAAACAGTAGCGGGCCATCAAATTGGTATGGTTGTGTAGGACCCAAAAAAGTATGCTTCaatttttaaaggttttttttgaagaaaatggTTTTGGAATAAaggactattttaaaagaataacTGATTTAtatgataatttttattaacaattagcaaaataaatgtttattattgtatttaaaaagtataatttataaaatttgttataAACCATATTAAAACATTGCCTTTTTGTGGAACCTCTAGTGTTGAAGAAACCAGAAGATACTCAAAACTCAGGACATGTGCACTTTCACTGCCGCGCCACCCACATGCTCTCGGTTTCATTTTGGCCGCAAAAGAATGTGCTTTTGTGCCGTTCGCCTTTGCGACCACTCACCATCCCCCCCATATCCTTTCACCTTTCACACCGCCTGTGAGTcccgcctgcctgcctgcctgcctgcctatCCTGTTGCCCTTTCTCTGCATTTTTGGCCAGGCGACTTTGCCTGTCCTTATCGATTTTCAGCGAATCTCGTTGGCTCGGCTCCGTCACTTCGGCGCACGTCAGTGGCATgcgaatctgaatctgaaaaCGAATTCGAAAGCGAAGTTTCACTTGTCGCGCTGAGTTCGTTCGTGTCGCAGCAGcaacgcagcagcagcagcaccagcacagcaatagcagcagcagcgagtGTGCCGTTATTCCGTTTCGTTACATAAAGAAGAGATTTCAATAGCAAGTTTAAGTGCgctgcccaaaaaaaaatctctattcaaaaattaaacaaatgcAGCATTGTGATAAACACTTAAACaccaattaaaaaaagaagtgGAAAACGAGAAAAAAACGAAAGGAGCCAGCGCGACATACCTTTAGaaccaaaaaaacataaaaaaaagcccaaaaaataaaccattAAATTCGAAAACGAAAGCAAGCGAATGGAAAAAAGTAATGAAATTAAGTTCGAGACCTAGTGAGGGTGTATCTGGTATAtagagcagaaaaaaaaaaaaaatagtgccGTAACAGAGGCAGTGAAAAAAGTACCAGGTAGTCGTGGGTTCggaaaaaaaaggagtttAATAAAGAAGAAGCACGAAGAGACGAGGACAAGTGGGAAAGCTGGAGAATCGGAAGGCAGGACGAAAATGTAATAGAGGTCAAAAGAAGCATTGATTTAATGTGTGCACTTCCTCCCACTTTTTTTTCGGGGCTACCTTGTGCTCCTTCCACCTGCGCTACTTCTTACATTCTCTTCTTCTTCCttctccacctcctcttcttcttcttctttgaCTTCGTTGTGGGCTCCTTCCACCCACTGCCACTGTGTCCTGTGTCCTGTGCCGTTTTTCATGCCAccactgttgttgttggtgattctggtgtgtgtgtgtgtgagtgtgttagTGGGTGAGTGCGTGTGTGTCCTCTCTTAATATTCGCATGTGCGTGTGTGTCTCCTTGTCTCCgttataaataatttgtttaaaattcatCAAATCGCCTGACGTTTCATTCAATAAAGTTCCAACCTATACCCcaaacagacacacacacacacacgcgcaTACGAACAGTCGGAGGCGCACACTCACATGCCCACCAATACATACGAATGTGTGGCGCCCGTGAATTGTGTATGTATGTGCGAAAAATGTTGATGACGAACCACTTACGTCTATCGCACAACCCACGAAACCAACGAAACCACCACAAACAGCCGCAGCAGCTGAAAAAATCGCATATAACACAcccgcacacacacaaacacacacgtaTAACTAACACCAATACTAACACAAACAGGGACCTAGGACACACGTACAGTTCAATATCCAATAAGAAACCAAGCATAATTACATAATCAAATAGAACtacttgcaaaaaaaaaaacaaaaatagaaaacaacaacaagggaCAAAATcgaatataataaataaaataaaaattgaaatcaaaCTAAGGGAAAAGCGGAAGccagcgacaaaaaaaaacaaggacaACTCCAAGTGCAGAATTATTTAATCAACGTCAGCAAGTCGGCCTGGAAACGCCTAAAcgcagaacaaaaaaaaaaacaaaaaggacacgcgatttccaaaaatagaaagtaatgataaaaaaccaaaaataaaaaaaaccaaagtacCTGCAACAATGAAATTGAGCAAATTATAAGCGCATAgcccaaccaaaaaaaataaaaactcgagcataaaaattacttttaaaaatatacaaaaaggacACTCGCTATATACAAaagaacaaaagaaaattcaaaaaaccaAGTGCTATAGATAAAGTCTAAtccataacaaaaa is a window of Drosophila bipectinata strain 14024-0381.07 chromosome 2R, DbipHiC1v2, whole genome shotgun sequence DNA encoding:
- the conv gene encoding chaoptin; amino-acid sequence: MIQLRLRSLVLLQLLAVVSSEYVYGEPKFKCPKKANALYPCVCEKGSDDGLYVRCENANLATLAVALQNLASFQLPIEELTIYRGHFVRLYGPLFANIKARLLTIEETPLVTIEDYVFYGVNNTLEHLNLLRTNLSHVGKLGFGNLGKATQLVIDGHAFEQLPKDLFANQEITNSLGVMRLTNGLLSDLPVETFQPLRKLKTLDLHGNQLEDLKRNQFKNLRELEVLDISHNKIKKLEAQHIADLTKLGWCNVSHNALNELSRGTFARNSVLKVLNLSHNHIGKLDANSFRGMRFLRRLFLSDNVLTDIGRGTFGSVARIGTIDLARNQLKKVEFQMFTQMNYVELLDLAENNITKIEKNSFKDIYQAVINVSHNALALIETGAFENCVNITVLDLSHNLLSNFSRRSFDETTFASTFQLSYNNFTNLAQIPIQNMTGLRVLNASHNNIAEIPKNCFPKLYELHTIDVSHNNISSIFNGVFQTLFSLRSIDLSYNSMTEIKSSTFGTLPTLLEMDLSHNELVSIVRGSLAKLTSMRQLYLNNNRLEKLFQLPISLNELYLSHNQLTGIPAGTWPVMNSLIYLDLSHNQLGDSLDGQSFTGLLVVQRLKLQNNGISQPPLEALAGMSTLQYLHLEYNNITALDRSAFGKLPVLFEVNLHGNQISDISKRAFEGLLQLLKLNLSSNSLKHLQNDIFLGLPSLRTLDLSQNMLSKLDNKTHGVLDDLLSLETLDLSQNRISFVTKKTFPEYQYIPYNLRNLNLSYNQMPVLTYDITFGTKKLYRLDVSHNQINDLRRGVLSNFTSLQKLDMSHNELSNLASEEHIFDLPQNLSSLDLSHNQIYHLPFANIVKVKTLKYVDLRNNSLEDLPASLVGSMRNGSQVLLSGNPLHCGCNARPLKHFMLQQTSPSEDLRGIQCGTPALIKDKQLLVLPDEYLHCAEVERDTYAGTDYEQLTDVRFREVQTTKSGNLTISWYVSATADVSDFNIYVRSTSNEVLHQADYAYNQRTAQIRIADLQAAGEEKLRGAEICILSRDSDGNTRKWFSGQCRPLPSLKLPRTFFFGNFQVRGAASTTASSLPHCIVYIVLVFFLARL